One genomic window of Camelina sativa cultivar DH55 chromosome 5, Cs, whole genome shotgun sequence includes the following:
- the LOC104789671 gene encoding glutathione S-transferase T3-like: MSSYNTFSQSSSSYVDLLNSQGDTLNLDGAYEVPPYSSQESHQDVPLSQETHVRKERKKWNPADDEALISAWLNTSKDPIIGNQQKGGSFWQRVNKYYADTPHAIANGEQGMNINCKQRWFRINEWTNKFCGAYAAAERLNSSGHSENDVLKMAHDIYFAEHNMKFTMEHCWCLLRFEQKWLNLNTINNPSTNVRTKRKVVAAASQSEGGSQSEPQGCKAAKAKRNNAKGKALAEYKSMWEVKRVDMAEKEKLQKLGILDTLLAKPEPLGEVDQLIKDKIMGQDYSYSQPDSSDQYGQYSNDTEQREIEALIRMDEAESSFMNAQARVYPR, encoded by the exons ATGAGTTCTTATAATACATTCAGTCAGTCCTCTTCTAGTTATGTAGATCTTCTCAACAGTCAAGGCGATACTCTTAACCTAGATGGTGCTTACGAAGTACCTCCTTACTCGTCTCAAGAATCTCATCAGGATGTACCTCTTTCTCAAGAGACACATGTCaggaaggagaggaagaaaTGGAATCCGGCTGATGATGAAGCTCTTATCAGTGCGTGGTTGAACACTTCAAAGGACCCTATTATTGGAAATCAACAAAAGGGAGGAAGCTTTTGGCAAAGGGTTAACAAATACTATGCAGACACGCCTCATGCTATAGCCAATGGTGAACAGGGGATGAACATAAACTGTAAGCAGAGGTGGTTTAGGATCAATGAGTGGACTAACAAGTTCTGTGGGGCTTACGCAGCTGCGGAAAGACTAAACAGCAGTGGACATTCTGAGAATGATGTCCTGAAGATGGCCCACGACATCTATTTCGCTGAACATAACATGAAGTTTACAATGGAGCATTGTTGGTGTTTGTTAAGGTTTGAGCAGAAATGGCTGAACCTTAACACTATTAACAACCCTTCAACAAACGTCAGAACAAAGAGGAAAGTAGTTGCTGCAGCTTCACAATCAGAGGGTGGTTCACAATCCGA ACCTCAAGGTTGCAAGGCTGCAAAGGCCAAGAGGAACAATGCTAAGGGGAAGGCTCTCGCTGAGTACAAGAGCATGTGGGAAGTAAAGAGGGTGGACATGGCTGAAAAAGAGAAGCTACAGAAGCTTGGCATATTAGACACACTTCTTGCGAAACCAGAGCCACTTGGTGAAGTTGATCAACTTATCAAGGATAAGATA atgGGCCAAGACTACAGCTACTCTCAGCCTGATTCATCAGATCAATATGGTCAATACTCAAACGACACTGAGCAAAGGGAAATAGAAGCTTTGATTAGGATGGATGAGGCTGAGAGTAGTTTCATGAATGCTCAGGCGAGAGTTTACCCTCGTTAA
- the LOC104787745 gene encoding putative F-box protein At1g67390 yields MSLFPLSIMKGSQFHHQPKPMNASLSSDERGKRILIDPDRISKLPDDVLVRILATMSTEDVVKTSALSKRWKSVWKQVPFLHFNMLIDMNKMQPLAPESITQVINRHNGHLEGCSIIHYAHLFKDNVLETWIRLLTLEKQTKAISLSNHHGNGTGTNPLQLSPNIFSHPRLKTLFLYRYDLKTANAFNNCYNLKVLKFEKIFAEVDVFNKIIASCPSLKVLVLHHVMWLKKKACLKIRNNNLKHLHVSCIDVDCIEVYALLLDIFSIYCIRFPKGSNFVIKAPRLLFNNGAIDLEGFNMQYNISRQAQEREYIGHEFVVSRDANYLQRLRSLAVFVDVMNSKQVELLRQILVAWNGVLRELHVLFEDTNVSKEEGESSICGIQNKKWEEGKVFPNADFRVKSVWMYNFSASNKAHFALASHFITQGTVMKELMIMTSLVPANEKLAKEAAVAKLRKLPKGNEMLRIKCF; encoded by the exons atgagtcTCTTCCCTCTCTCTATTATGAAAGGCTCTCAATTTCATCATCAACCCAAACCCATGAACGCATCACTATCGTCGGATGAAAGAGGCAAACGGATCCTCATCGATCCTGACCGGATCAGCAAACTCCCAGACGATGTGTTGGTCAGGATCCTAGCGACTATGAGCACAGAAGATGTCGTCAAGACAAGTGCGTTGTCTAAACGTTGGAAGAGTGTATGGAAGCAGGTGCCTTTCCTCCACTTCAATATGCTAATTGATATGAACAAGATGCAACCTCTGGCTCCGGAATCTATAACCCAG GTTATAAACCGTCACAATGGTCATCTGGAGGGCTGCTCAATCATTCATTACGCCCACCTGTTTAAAGACAATGTGCTGGAAACTTGGATCCGATTACTTACTCTTGAGAAACAAACCAAAGCTATCTCACTTTCAAACCATCATGGAAACGGTACGGGAACCAATCCGCTTCAGTTGTCTCCAAACATATTCTCCCATCCAAGGCTCAAAACACTGTTCTTATATCGATACGATTTAAAAACTGCAAATGCCTTCAACAACTGCTACAATCTCAAGGTTCTCAAATTTGAGAAAATCTTTGCTGAGGTTGATGTGTTCAACAAAATTATTGCATCGTGCCCTTCTCTCAAGGTTTTGGTGCTACACCATGTCATGTGGCTCAAAAAAAAGGCTTGCTTGAAGATTCGCAACAACAACCTTAAGCACTTGCATGTGTCTTGCATTGATGTTGATTGCATTGAGGTGTATGCGCTTCTTCTAGATATCTTCTCGATTTATTGTATTCGTTTTCCTAAGGGATCTAACTTCGTCATCAAGGCCCCAAGACTTTTGTTCAATAATGGCGCTATAGACTTGGAGGGATTCAACATGCAGTACAACATTTCACGTCAAGCTCAG GAGAGAGAATACATTGGGCATGAGTTCGTGGTGAGTAGAGATGCTAACTATTTGCAGCGGCTTAGATCTTTGGCGGTGTTCGTGGATGTAATGAATTCGAAACAAGTTGAGCTGCTTCGGCAGATATTGGTAGCATGGAATGGAGTACTCCGTGAGCTCCATGTTTTATTTGAG GATACCAATGTTTCCAAGGAAGAAGGTGAATCTTCCATTTGTggaatacaaaataaaaagtggGAGGAGGGAAAAGTGTTTCCCAATGCTGATTTCCGTGTGAAATCTGTGTGGATGTATAATTTCAGCGCTTCGAATAAAGCTCACTTTGCATTAGCTTCACATTTTATAACGCAAGGGACTGTAATGAAGGAGTTGATGATCATGACATCTTTGGTTCCTGCAAACGAGAAGTTAG CTAAAGAAGCGGCAGTCGCCAAACTAAGGAAGCTTCCAAAGGGTAACGAGATGCTTCGAATTAAATGCTTCTGA
- the LOC104789672 gene encoding putative F-box protein At1g67390 — protein MGWFALSTLKNFRFHRRSKPTNRASLSSDARDKQTLVDTVDRISELPDDVLAMILSGVTTKDVVKTSVLSKRWKNVWKEVPYLSFDMRKITVTNMEHPIAHSACVAKTITKVINNHNVHLEACTIKHDDYQCHNGVLETWIRLLTLQKHTRALSLINHDADARGVNPLPLSPKIFSHPDLETLWLCLYDLNTAAPFKRCRNLMILKLDKISTEVDVLNKVIASCPSLKVLVLDVMWDNGRACLKIRNNNLKLLHLACSNVDRIEVHAPLLDIFSLDYHFDGQCILVINAPRLLFTTKYGSDRGRVQTMVYNISCKAREIENIGDKFLVHKAGNFYQQHEYMAVAVDVMNWKEVEMLRNVLVAWNGIKKGFFILFKDKSVSKEEGESSFGGTQEEKWVENVFRNVDFSVECVWMFKFSGSNKRQFAIASRFITQGTVTEKMMFLTSSVPEKVKLDTEAAVAKLMELPKGNENLDIGYF, from the exons ATGGGTTGGTTCGCTCTCTCCACTCTCAAGAACTTTCGATTTCATCGCCGATCCAAACCCACAAATAGAGCATCACTATCGTCGGATGCAAGAGACAAACAGACCCTCGTTGATACGGTGGACCGGATCAGTGAACTCCCAGACGATGTGTTGGCCATGATCCTATCCGGTGTGACCACAAAAGATGTCGTCAAGACAAGTGTGTTGTCTAAACGATGGAAGAATGTATGGAAAGAGGTACCATATCTCTCCTTCGATATGCGAAAAATTACCGTAACCAACATGGAACATCCAATCGCTCATTCTGCTTGTGTTgccaaaacaataacaaag GTTATAAACAACCACAATGTTCATCTTGAGGCCTGCACAATAAAACATGATGATTACCAATGTCACAACGGTGTGCTCGAAACTTGGATTCGATTACTTACTCTTCAGAAACATACCAGGGCTCTCTCACTTATAAACCATGATGCTGATGCTAGGGGAGTCAATCCGCTCCCACTTTCCCCAAAAATATTCTCCCATCCAGATCTCGAAACACTCTGGCTATGTCTATACGATTTAAACACTGCAGCACCCTTCAAACGATGTCGTAACCTCATGATTCTCAAACTTGACAAAATCTCTACTGAGGTTGATGTGTTAAACAAAGTTATTGCATCGTGCCCCTCTCTCAAGGTGCTGGTGCTTGATGTCATGTGGGATAACGGGAGGGCTTGCCTGAAGATTCGTAACAATAACCTAAAGCTCTTGCATTTGGCTTGCTCTAATGTTGATCGTATTGAGGTGCATGCACCTCTTCTGGATATTTTCTCCCTTGACTACCATTTTGATGGCCAATGTATCTTGGTCATCAATGCCCCTAGACTTTTGTTTACTACAAAATATGGGTCTGACAGGGGGAGAGTACAAACCATGGTCTATAATATTTCATGTAAAGCTCGG GAGATAGAAAATATTGGGGACAAGTTCTTGGTGCATAAAGCTGGTAACTTTTATCAGCAGCATGAATATATGGCGGTGGCCGTGGATGTAATGAACTGGAAAGAAGTTGAAATGTTGCGAAATGTTTTGGTCGCATGGAATGGAATAAAGAAAggtttctttatattatttaag GATAAGAGtgtttctaaggaagaaggTGAATCTTCGTTCGGTGGAACACAGGAGGAAAAGTGGGTGGAAAACGTGTTTAGAAATGTTGATTTCAGCGTGGAATGTGTGTGGATGTTTAAATTCAGCGGTTCGAACAAGAGACAGTTTGCAATAGCTTCGCGTTTTATAACGCAAGGGACCGTAACGGAGAAGATGATGTTCCTCACGTCTTCGGTTCCTGAAAAGGTGAAGTTAGATACAGAAGCGGCTGTCGCCAAACTAATGGAACTTCCAAAGGGTAACGAGAATCTCGATATTGGATACTTCTGA
- the LOC104787746 gene encoding ELMO domain-containing protein A-like has translation MRVVRISCVGTRHLSPPSSSSVRGCDAHSDDASASASASSAGLITTDADDVSCSSTPSWRIKKSLTCVCFNRKRAYERICSNLTPLQEERLKRLRKRMKNYFDASQPDHQDALRALWSATYPGEKLQALVSDQWKNMGWQGKDPSTDFRGAGFISLENLLFFAKTFSTSYQRLLKKQGGKRAAWEYPFAVAGVNITFMIMQMLDLEALKPRSFLRLVFLQMLSENEWAFDLLYCVAFAVMDKQWLDKNATYMEFNDVLRCTRGQLERELMMDDVFRIEDMPSFSLLS, from the exons ATGAGAGTTGTCAGAATCTCATGCGTCGGTACACGTCATCTCTCACCTCCCTCATCCTCCTCTGTCCGCGGTTGTGACGCTCACTCCGACGACGCCTCTGCCTCTGCCTCTGCCTCATCCGCTG GGCTGATTACTACGGATGCAGATGATGTAAGTTGTAGTAGCACACCTAGTTGGAGAATCAAGAAAAGCCTAACATGTGTGTGCTTCAACCGCAAGAGAGCATATGAACGTATCTGTTCTAACTTGACACCATTGCAG GAAGAAAGACTAAAGAGATTGAGGAAGAGAATGAAGAATTACTTTGATGCATCGCAACCCGACCATCAGGATGCACTGAGGGCACTGTGGTCTGCTACGTATCCCGGTGAAAAGCTTCAAGCTTTGGTCTCAGACCAGTGGAAAAATATGGGATGGCAAGGAAAAGATCCATCCACTGATTTCAG aggAGCTGGATTCATATCACTGGAGAATCTTTTATTCTTTGCCAAGACATTCTCG ACTTCATATCAGCGTCTGTTAAAGAAACAAGGCGGCAAAAGAGCCGCTTGGGAATATCCATTCGCTGTAGCTGGCGTCAACATTACCTTCATGATCATGCAAATGCTCGACCTAGAAGCCT TAAAGCCTAGGAGTTTTCTACGGTTGGTGTTCTTACAAATGCTATCAG AAAACGAATGGGCCTTTGATTTGCTTTACTGTGTGGCCTTTGCGGTAATGGACAAGCAATGGCTGGACAAGAACGCTACCTACATGGAATTCAAC GATGTGCTAAGATGTACAAGGGGTCAGTTGGAGAGAGAGCTGATGATGGATGATGTTTTCAGGATCGAGGATAtgccttctttctctcttctctcttag
- the LOC104787748 gene encoding probable arabinosyltransferase ARAD1, giving the protein MYGKTICTIVFFIFLVASFSIYMGTVDPRPYFYLREPSPCSSTGKQQPLRVFMYDLPRKFNVAMMDPRSSDVEPLTGKNLPSWPQTSGIKRQHSVEYWLMASLLQGGGGGDDDAEAIRVFDPDLADAFYVPFFSSLSFNTHGKNMTDPDTEFDRQLQVELMEFLENSEYWKRSGGKDHVIPMTHPNAFRFLRQQVNASILVVVDFGRYPKDMASLSKDVVSPYVHVVESLTEDGDDGMRDPFEARTTLLYFRGNTARKDEGKIRLRLEKLLAGNSDVHYEKSVATTQNIKVSTEGMRSSKFCLHPAGDTPSSCRLFDAIVSHCIPVIISDKIELPFEDEIDYSEFSLFFSIKESLEPGYILNNLRQFPKEKWLEMWKRLKNVSHHFEFQYPTKREDAVNMLWRQVKHKIPNVKLAVHRNRRLKVPDWWL; this is encoded by the exons ATGTACGGCAAAACCATATGCAcaatcgtcttcttcatcttcctcgttGCTTCTTTCTCAATCTACATGGGCACCGTCGATCCAAGACCTTACTTCTATCTCCGTGAGCCCTCTCCTTGTAGCTCCACGGGGAAACAACAACCTCTCCGTGTATTCATGTACGATCTCCCTCGGAAGTTCAATGTAGCGATGATGGATCCACGCAGCTCAGATGTTGAGCCACTCACAGGGAAGAATCTGCCTTCTTGGCCTCAGACTTCTGGGATTAAGAGACAGCACAGCGTTGAGTATTGGCTTATGGCTTCGCTTCTTCAGGGAGGTGGTggaggtgatgatgatgctgaagcaattagggtttttgatccGGATTTGGCGGATGCTTTCTATGTTCCTTTCTTCTCGTCCTTGAGCTTTAATACTCATGGGAAGAACATGACCGATCCTGATACTGAGTTTGATCGGCAATTACAG GTAGAGTTAATGGAGTTTCTTGAGAATTCAGAGTATTGGAAACGTTCAGGAGGTAAAGATCATGTGATTCCGATGACACATCCTAATGCTTTCAGATTTCTAAGGCAACAAGTGAATGCGTCGATTCTTGTTGTTGTGGATTTTGGGCGTTATCCGAAAGACATGGCAAGTCTTAGTAAAGATGTTGTTTCCCCGTATGTACATGTTGTTGAGTCCTTGACAgaggatggtgatgatggtaTGAGGGATCCTTTTGAGGCTCGTACCACGCTTCTTTACTTCCGTGGGAATACTGCTAGGAAAGACGAAGGTAAAATCCGTCTGAGGTTGGAGAAGTTATTGGCTGGTAACTCTGATGTTCACTATGAGAAAAGTGTggcaacaacacaaaacatcaAAGTG TCTACGGAAGGGATGAGATCATCAAAATTCTGTCTGCATCCAGCTGGGGACACTCCATCTTCATGCCGCCTATTTGATGCCATTGTCAGTCACTGCATTCCGGTCATCATAAGCGACAAAATCGAGCTGCCTTTTGAAGATGAAATAGACTACTCAGAATTCTCACTCTTTTTCTCTATAAAAGAGTCGCTTGAACCAGGCTACATCCTCAACAACCTCCGCCAGTTTCCTAAGGAGAAATGGCTGGAAATGTGGAAACGCCTGAAGAACGTATCTCATCACTTTGAGTTCCAGTACCCAACCAAGAGAGAGGATGCAGTAAATATGTTGTGGAGACAGGTGAAACACAAGATCCCTAATGTCAAGCTCGCTGTACATAGAAACAGGAGGTTGAAAGTCCCTGATTGGTGGCTTTGA
- the LOC104787747 gene encoding probable arabinosyltransferase ARAD1, whose amino-acid sequence MYGKTICTIVFFIFLVASFSIYMGTVDPRPYFYLREPSPCSSTGKQQPLRVFMYDLPRKFNVAMMDPRSSDVEPLTGKNLPSWPQTSGIKRQHSVEYWLMASLLQGGGGGDADAEAIRVFDPDLADAFYVPFFSSLSFNTHGKNMTDPDTEFDRQLQVELMEFLENSEYWKRSGGKDHVIPMTHPNAFRFLRQQVNASILVVVDFGRYPKDMASLSKDVVSPYVHVVESLTEDGDDGMRDPFEARTTLLYFRGNTARKDEGKIRLRLEKLLAGNSDVHYEKSVATTQNIKVSTEGMRSSKFCLHPAGDTPSSCRLFDAIVSHCIPVIISDKIELPFEDEIDYSEFSLFFSIKESLEPGYILNNLRQFPKEKWLEMWKRLKNVSHHFEFQYPTKREDAVNMLWRQVKHKIPNVKLAVHRNRRLKVPDWWL is encoded by the exons ATGTACGGCAAAACCATATGCAcaatcgtcttcttcatcttcctcgttGCTTCTTTCTCAATCTACATGGGCACCGTCGATCCAAGACCTTACTTCTATCTCCGTGAGCCCTCTCCTTGTAGCTCCACGGGGAAACAACAACCTCTCCGTGTATTCATGTACGATCTCCCTCGGAAGTTCAATGTAGCGATGATGGATCCACGCAGCTCAGATGTTGAGCCACTCACAGGGAAGAATCTGCCTTCTTGGCCTCAGACTTCTGGGATTAAGAGACAGCACAGCGTTGAGTATTGGCTTATGGCTTCGCTTCTTCAGGGAGGTGGTGGAGGTGATGCTGATGCTgaagcaattagggtttttgatccGGATTTGGCGGATGCTTTCTATGTTCCTTTCTTCTCGTCCTTGAGCTTTAATACTCATGGGAAGAACATGACCGATCCTGATACTGAGTTTGATCGGCAATTACAG GTAGAGTTAATGGAGTTTCTTGAGAATTCAGAGTATTGGAAACGTTCAGGAGGTAAAGATCATGTGATTCCGATGACACATCCTAATGCTTTCAGATTTCTAAGGCAACAAGTGAATGCGTCGATTCTTGTTGTTGTGGATTTTGGGCGTTATCCGAAAGACATGGCAAGTCTTAGTAAAGATGTTGTTTCCCCGTATGTACATGTTGTTGAGTCCTTGACAgaggatggtgatgatggtaTGAGGGATCCTTTTGAGGCTCGTACCACGCTTCTTTACTTCCGTGGGAATACTGCTAGGAAAGACGAAGGTAAAATCCGTCTGAGGTTGGAGAAGTTATTGGCTGGTAACTCTGATGTTCACTATGAGAAAAGTGTggcaacaacacaaaacatcaAAGTG TCTACGGAAGGGATGAGATCATCAAAATTCTGTCTGCATCCAGCTGGGGACACTCCATCTTCATGCCGCCTATTTGATGCCATTGTCAGTCACTGCATTCCGGTCATCATAAGCGACAAAATCGAGCTGCCTTTTGAAGATGAAATAGACTACTCAGAATTCTCACTCTTTTTCTCTATAAAAGAGTCGCTTGAACCAGGCTACATCCTCAACAACCTCCGCCAGTTTCCTAAGGAGAAATGGCTGGAAATGTGGAAACGCCTGAAGAACGTATCTCATCACTTTGAGTTCCAGTACCCAACCAAGAGAGAGGATGCAGTAAATATGTTGTGGAGACAGGTGAAACACAAGATCCCTAATGTCAAGCTCGCTGTACATAGAAACAGGAGGTTGAAAGTCCCTGATTGGTGGCTTTGA